One window of the Allorhizobium ampelinum S4 genome contains the following:
- a CDS encoding glutathione S-transferase family protein yields MLKVYGCYKSRATRVIWLAEELELAFDHIPVLQAVKLDNPLAPDAPINTQSPAFLAINPFGAIPAIEDDGLVLFESLAITLYLAKQYGGEIGPRDLEEDALMMQWSLFAATEIEGNALKISRIAMDGRLDSEAGQSEAAAAARLLKRPLSVLEKHFSAKEFAVSDRFTVADINLAEIVRYAQPYTPVMDAHPSVSAWLDRCQSRPAFKAMWERRAAE; encoded by the coding sequence ATGTTGAAAGTCTATGGCTGCTATAAATCCCGCGCCACGCGCGTCATATGGCTTGCGGAAGAGCTGGAACTGGCCTTCGATCATATCCCGGTGTTGCAGGCGGTGAAGCTGGACAATCCGCTGGCACCGGATGCGCCGATCAACACCCAGTCGCCAGCCTTCCTGGCGATCAATCCGTTCGGGGCCATTCCGGCCATTGAAGATGACGGGTTGGTTCTGTTCGAATCGCTTGCCATCACCCTCTACCTTGCCAAGCAATATGGCGGCGAGATCGGTCCGAGGGATCTGGAGGAAGATGCGCTGATGATGCAGTGGTCGCTGTTTGCTGCCACCGAAATCGAAGGCAATGCGCTGAAAATATCCCGGATTGCCATGGATGGCCGGCTGGACAGCGAGGCCGGTCAATCGGAAGCAGCAGCAGCCGCCCGGCTGTTGAAGCGGCCACTGTCTGTGCTGGAAAAGCATTTCTCGGCCAAGGAATTCGCCGTTTCCGACCGTTTCACGGTGGCTGACATCAATCTCGCCGAAATCGTTCGCTACGCCCAGCCTTATACGCCGGTGATGGACGCCCATCCGAGCGTCAGTGCCTGGCTTGACCGCTGCCAGAGCCGCCCGGCCTTCAAGGCCATGTGGGAAAGGCGGGCTGCGGAGTAA
- a CDS encoding DUF2087 domain-containing protein, translating to MSRLTYSYEIADISDLARRLGRELQKHEGAPGHVELLNMLARASGHANFQHWKASRAAQARLALPKAADPPVDYRLVEAVARCFDDKGVLIRWPSKTSHQRLSLWKLWAAFSADRDLPEAEVNALLKSLNGFGDHVLLRREMVNNRLLSRTPDCRLYRRVERRPPPDALALIGL from the coding sequence ATGTCGCGTCTGACTTACTCTTATGAAATTGCAGATATTTCCGATCTTGCCCGCCGTCTTGGCCGCGAACTTCAAAAGCATGAGGGAGCGCCTGGCCATGTCGAGCTTCTCAATATGCTCGCCCGCGCCTCAGGCCACGCCAACTTCCAGCACTGGAAAGCGTCGCGTGCGGCCCAGGCAAGGCTGGCTCTGCCAAAGGCCGCCGATCCGCCGGTCGATTATCGGCTTGTTGAGGCAGTGGCGCGCTGTTTTGACGACAAGGGCGTGCTGATCCGGTGGCCATCGAAAACCAGCCATCAGCGGTTGAGCCTGTGGAAGCTTTGGGCGGCCTTTTCCGCCGATAGGGATCTGCCGGAAGCGGAGGTCAATGCGTTGCTCAAAAGCCTGAACGGCTTTGGCGACCATGTCCTGCTGCGTCGGGAAATGGTCAACAACAGGCTGTTGTCGCGCACGCCCGATTGCCGCCTCTACCGGCGGGTGGAAAGGCGTCCGCCGCCGGACGCCCTGGCCTTGATCGGCCTGTGA
- the ggt gene encoding gamma-glutamyltransferase, producing the protein MTSLHAASPAPVEGRNGMVVTAQHLATDIGVAVLKSGGNAVDAAVAVGYALAVTYPTAGNIGGGGFMTIRLKDGSTDFIDFREKAPLAAKKDMYLDDKGEIVPRASLDGYLAVGVPGTVKGLELAREKYGAKDRATLLAPAIALARDGFTLNQGDAAILASGAKRLAKDPAAAKIFLKADGAPYGVGEVLKQPDLANVLASIAEKGPDAFYKGMPAQAIAKASADGKGILTAADFETYAVRELKPVECDYRGYHIISSPPPSSGGVIICEILNILEAYPLAEQGYGAASTVHQMVEAMRYAYVDRNAALGDPDFVNNPLPKMLDKAYAAEIRAKITPGKAGQSANLKPFGGKESTETTQYSIIDGQGNAVSVTYTLNGSFGAGVVAPGTGILLNNEMDDFTSKPGVANLYGLVQGEANAIAPKKTPLSSMSPTIVTKDGKPFMVIGSPGGSRIITITLEAILNVVDFGMDISAAVNAPRIHHQWQPDKIYYEPYALSPDTLQKLKDMGYTLDGGNDGPVWGQAAGILVGGKSVANIAKAADKASGYFGAIDTRAVAGSAKGY; encoded by the coding sequence ATGACATCGCTTCATGCCGCCTCGCCTGCCCCGGTTGAAGGCCGCAACGGCATGGTGGTGACGGCCCAGCATCTGGCGACCGATATCGGCGTTGCGGTGCTGAAATCCGGCGGCAATGCGGTCGATGCCGCCGTGGCTGTCGGCTATGCGCTGGCAGTGACTTATCCCACCGCTGGCAATATCGGCGGTGGCGGTTTCATGACCATTCGGCTGAAAGATGGCAGCACCGATTTCATCGATTTCCGTGAAAAGGCGCCGCTGGCCGCCAAGAAGGACATGTATCTCGATGACAAGGGCGAGATCGTGCCGCGTGCCAGCCTGGATGGCTATCTGGCCGTCGGCGTGCCCGGTACCGTCAAGGGCCTGGAACTGGCGCGGGAAAAATACGGCGCCAAGGACCGCGCCACCCTGCTTGCCCCGGCGATTGCGCTGGCCCGTGACGGGTTCACGCTCAACCAGGGCGATGCCGCCATTCTGGCCAGTGGTGCCAAGCGGTTGGCAAAAGACCCCGCAGCGGCAAAGATCTTCCTGAAGGCCGATGGCGCGCCCTATGGTGTGGGCGAGGTGCTGAAACAGCCCGATCTGGCCAATGTGCTGGCCAGCATTGCCGAAAAAGGCCCCGATGCCTTCTATAAAGGCATGCCCGCCCAGGCGATTGCCAAGGCCAGCGCCGATGGCAAGGGCATTTTGACCGCCGCCGATTTCGAAACCTATGCGGTGCGCGAGCTAAAGCCGGTCGAGTGCGACTATCGCGGCTACCACATCATCTCCTCGCCGCCGCCATCGTCGGGCGGGGTGATCATCTGCGAAATCCTCAATATTCTCGAGGCCTATCCGCTGGCCGAGCAAGGCTATGGCGCGGCCTCTACCGTGCACCAGATGGTCGAGGCGATGCGCTACGCCTATGTTGATCGCAATGCGGCGCTGGGCGATCCGGACTTTGTCAACAATCCGCTGCCAAAAATGCTGGACAAGGCCTATGCCGCCGAGATCCGCGCTAAGATCACCCCCGGCAAAGCGGGTCAATCCGCCAACCTGAAGCCGTTCGGGGGCAAGGAAAGCACCGAGACCACGCAATATTCAATCATCGACGGTCAGGGCAATGCGGTGTCCGTCACCTATACGCTGAACGGTTCGTTCGGGGCGGGCGTGGTCGCCCCCGGCACCGGTATTCTGCTCAACAACGAGATGGACGATTTCACCTCCAAGCCCGGTGTGGCCAATCTCTACGGGTTGGTGCAGGGCGAGGCCAATGCGATTGCCCCGAAGAAAACGCCGCTGTCCTCGATGAGCCCGACCATCGTCACCAAGGATGGCAAACCTTTCATGGTCATTGGCAGCCCCGGCGGCTCGCGCATCATCACCATCACGCTGGAAGCGATCCTCAATGTGGTGGATTTCGGCATGGATATTTCTGCCGCCGTCAACGCGCCGCGCATTCACCATCAATGGCAGCCGGACAAGATCTATTACGAGCCTTATGCCCTGTCGCCCGATACGCTCCAGAAGCTGAAGGATATGGGCTATACGCTGGATGGCGGCAATGACGGCCCGGTCTGGGGCCAGGCCGCTGGCATTCTGGTCGGCGGCAAGAGCGTGGCCAACATTGCCAAGGCCGCAGACAAGGCATCCGGCTATTTCGGGGCCATCGACACCCGGGCCGTCGCCGGTTCCGCCAAGGGTTATTGA